A genomic stretch from Aminobacter aminovorans includes:
- a CDS encoding chemotaxis protein CheW, with translation MIETTKHDNSSRELIAFRIGEQEFCVDIMSVREIRGWAPATVLPKSPPYVRGVINLRGAILPIVDLAARLGFQPPEPTVRHVIMVAQVGTQVVGLLVDAVSDILSVTDEAIKPTPDVASDMAKTFVRGVLAIEGRMISLIALDNVLPALEPIAA, from the coding sequence ATGATCGAGACCACCAAACACGACAACAGCAGCCGCGAGCTCATCGCATTCCGTATCGGCGAGCAGGAATTCTGCGTCGACATCATGTCGGTACGCGAGATCAGGGGCTGGGCACCGGCGACGGTGCTGCCGAAGTCACCGCCCTACGTCCGCGGCGTCATCAACCTGCGCGGCGCGATCCTGCCTATCGTCGACCTTGCCGCCCGCCTCGGCTTCCAGCCGCCGGAGCCGACGGTGCGCCACGTCATCATGGTGGCCCAGGTCGGCACCCAGGTGGTGGGGCTTCTGGTCGATGCGGTGTCCGACATCCTGTCGGTCACCGACGAAGCCATCAAGCCGACGCCGGACGTCGCCTCCGACATGGCCAAGACCTTCGTGCGCGGCGTGCTGGCCATCGAAGGCCGCATGATCAGCCTGATCGCACTGGACAACGTCCTGCCGGCGCTTGAGCCAATTGCGGCATGA
- a CDS encoding response regulator — MSATILTVDDSRTMREMLKLALTQAGYRVIQAEDGVHGLEVLKSEMPRVIVTDINMPRMDGFGFIEHVRADEAYRGIPILVLTTESDAEKKDRARRAGATGWIIKPFDPAKLIDAIRRVSA; from the coding sequence ATGAGCGCGACCATTTTGACCGTCGATGATTCGCGCACCATGCGCGAGATGCTGAAACTGGCGCTGACGCAAGCCGGCTACAGGGTCATTCAAGCCGAGGACGGTGTCCACGGCCTCGAGGTGCTGAAGAGCGAGATGCCGCGGGTCATCGTCACCGACATCAACATGCCACGGATGGACGGCTTCGGCTTCATCGAGCATGTCCGCGCCGACGAAGCCTATCGCGGCATTCCGATCCTGGTGCTGACGACCGAGAGCGACGCCGAGAAGAAGGATCGCGCCCGGCGTGCCGGGGCGACCGGCTGGATCATCAAGCCTTTCGATCCTGCAAAGCTGATCGACGCCATCCGCCGCGTGTCGGCCTGA
- a CDS encoding protein-glutamate methylesterase/protein-glutamine glutaminase, with amino-acid sequence MKPVRVLIVDDSATMRTLLSAVLRLDPAIEVVGHAADPLEARTKIKELNPDVITLDVEMPNMNGLEFLEKIMRLRPMPVIMVSSLTSRDASATIMALEIGAFDCISKASFSDDRAFGALQATVKAAARAQIRPLATNSQQIGAQREQPAGNADYVPNGKIVAIGSSTGGVEALITVLSQFPENCPPTVITQHMPAAFTKSFAERLNRMSRPHVSEAVDGAPLTTGHVYLAPGGATHLEISGPGQLRCRLRSTDPVNGHRPSVDVLFASVARAGSKSVGAILTGMGRDGAAGLLQMRQAGASTLGQDEATSLVYGMPRVAFEVGAVERQAPLDKIASHILALTRSNSNGVKNVLPRTL; translated from the coding sequence ATGAAGCCGGTTCGCGTTCTCATCGTCGACGATTCCGCTACCATGCGCACGCTGCTTTCGGCGGTGCTGCGTCTCGACCCGGCCATCGAGGTCGTCGGCCATGCCGCCGACCCACTGGAGGCCCGCACCAAGATCAAGGAACTCAATCCCGACGTCATCACGCTCGACGTCGAGATGCCGAACATGAACGGCCTGGAATTCCTCGAGAAGATCATGCGGCTCAGGCCGATGCCCGTCATCATGGTGTCGAGCCTGACATCGAGGGATGCCTCGGCCACGATCATGGCACTTGAGATCGGCGCCTTCGACTGCATTTCCAAGGCATCTTTCAGCGATGACAGGGCATTCGGTGCGCTGCAGGCGACAGTGAAGGCGGCGGCACGCGCCCAGATCCGGCCGCTGGCCACCAACAGCCAGCAGATCGGCGCACAGCGCGAACAACCCGCCGGCAATGCCGATTATGTGCCAAACGGCAAGATCGTCGCGATCGGCTCGTCGACAGGCGGCGTCGAGGCGCTGATCACGGTGCTGTCGCAGTTCCCCGAGAACTGCCCGCCGACCGTCATCACGCAGCATATGCCGGCGGCTTTCACCAAGAGCTTCGCCGAGCGCCTCAACCGCATGTCGCGGCCTCATGTGAGCGAAGCCGTCGATGGCGCGCCGCTGACGACAGGGCATGTCTATCTCGCCCCTGGCGGTGCCACGCATCTCGAGATTTCAGGCCCCGGCCAGCTGCGCTGCCGGCTGCGCAGCACCGATCCGGTCAACGGCCACCGGCCGTCTGTCGATGTGCTGTTTGCCTCGGTCGCCAGGGCGGGCTCCAAATCGGTCGGCGCGATCCTGACCGGCATGGGCCGCGACGGTGCTGCCGGGTTGCTGCAAATGCGCCAGGCCGGCGCCAGCACGCTCGGCCAGGACGAGGCCACCAGCCTCGTCTACGGCATGCCCAGGGTCGCCTTTGAAGTTGGCGCAGTCGAGCGGCAGGCGCCGCTGGACAAGATCGCCTCCCACATCCTCGCGCTGACGCGCTCGAATTCCAATGGAGTCAAAAATGTCCTTCCTCGAACACTTTAA
- a CDS encoding chemotaxis protein CheD (catalyzes the conversion of glutamine residues to glutamate on methyl-accepting chemotaxis receptors), which translates to MRGEYHVVDREDVVLTTILGSCVAACIRDPFARTGGMNHFLLPGNNGRSSLDAQSYGVHLMELLVNGLLQRGAHRHRLEAKLFGGGRTIEGLSDIGAMNGEFAETFLRNEGISIVGGDLGGDRGRRVEYWPLSGRARQVMLSGDKGFVAPVQPKQPPVAPAGGSVEFF; encoded by the coding sequence ATGCGCGGCGAGTACCACGTGGTCGACAGGGAGGACGTCGTGCTGACGACCATTCTGGGGTCCTGTGTCGCCGCCTGCATCCGCGATCCGTTTGCCCGCACCGGTGGCATGAACCATTTCCTGCTGCCCGGCAACAATGGCCGCTCGTCACTCGATGCCCAGAGCTACGGCGTCCACCTGATGGAGCTGCTCGTCAACGGCCTTTTGCAGCGTGGCGCCCATCGCCATCGGCTGGAAGCCAAGCTGTTCGGCGGGGGGCGAACCATCGAGGGTCTTTCGGACATCGGCGCGATGAATGGTGAGTTTGCCGAAACGTTCCTGCGCAACGAAGGCATCAGCATCGTCGGCGGCGACCTCGGCGGCGATCGCGGGCGCCGCGTCGAATACTGGCCGTTGTCAGGCCGCGCCCGCCAGGTCATGCTCTCCGGCGACAAGGGCTTCGTTGCGCCTGTCCAGCCCAAGCAGCCGCCGGTCGCGCCCGCGGGCGGTTCCGTCGAGTTCTTCTGA
- a CDS encoding glycosyltransferase family 32 protein — MTKPPLRLFQIMITDGAQPSPATTDSFARNVESFRSTYPDAEYRRYDNEELTAFLAASYPEPVLQAYQALTPYAFKADLARYCLLHSFGGLYSDLSYLHLRPIAIGSRCKMVVFRDISGHPSWATSNALIYAEAGNPVLARAIDRIVAHFNARFYGHSSLEPTGPYLFGRVLAETSDWRSITFGDSPRLNTDRTGRVNIVKMMPSGEIVAIRNKTAEGEFSDLVPSGGNNYNRLWSERRIWGEPDTRGLIERLRSDLKAKRVRKRRSLKQG; from the coding sequence ATGACAAAACCGCCGCTGCGGCTTTTCCAGATCATGATCACCGACGGCGCGCAGCCGTCGCCAGCGACAACGGACAGCTTCGCGCGCAACGTCGAGTCGTTCAGGTCGACCTATCCCGACGCTGAGTACCGGCGCTACGACAACGAAGAACTGACCGCATTTCTCGCCGCCAGCTATCCCGAACCGGTACTGCAGGCTTATCAAGCGTTGACGCCTTACGCTTTCAAGGCGGACCTAGCGCGCTACTGCCTGCTGCATAGCTTTGGCGGGCTCTATTCCGACCTGTCCTATCTCCACCTGCGCCCGATCGCGATCGGGAGCCGCTGCAAGATGGTGGTTTTCCGCGACATATCAGGCCATCCGTCCTGGGCGACGAGCAACGCGCTCATCTACGCCGAAGCCGGCAATCCGGTTCTGGCGCGGGCGATCGATCGCATCGTCGCGCATTTCAATGCCCGCTTCTATGGCCACTCGTCGCTGGAACCGACCGGACCCTATCTGTTCGGGCGCGTCCTGGCCGAGACGTCCGACTGGCGCTCGATCACCTTCGGCGACTCGCCGCGGCTGAACACCGACCGAACCGGCAGGGTCAACATCGTCAAGATGATGCCGTCCGGAGAAATCGTGGCCATCCGCAACAAGACAGCGGAAGGCGAGTTCAGCGATCTGGTGCCATCAGGCGGAAACAACTACAACCGATTGTGGAGCGAACGTCGCATCTGGGGCGAGCCGGACACGCGTGGCCTGATCGAGCGACTGCGCTCCGATCTCAAGGCGAAGCGGGTGCGCAAGCGCCGATCGCTGAAGCAGGGCTGA
- a CDS encoding chemotaxis protein CheA, with amino-acid sequence MAAVKQTFFQECEEQLAELETGLLAMERGEAESDTVNAVFRAVHSIKGGAGAFSLEDLVQFAHVFETTLDHVRNGALEPTADVMAVMLRAADLLADLVAAARDGHTVDSDRSKVLVTELTALSPGGAEADAEEEDDMSDFSFTPVTVAFDFSDAPVEAGRSYTITFKPRPELYAKGNETVLVLRELERLGQLETSCDVSGLPQLAELDPEGAYLEWIIRLTTEKGEDAIREVFEFVEWDSSLTIQAADAAPSDAGADTDSTEDAFATLLRSIQGDEAALPATTAEIIPLPLAEEREAIVEVEAQPAKAAAARNGEGGANAAAPQTIRADLERVDRLIDLVGELVINQAMLSQRVMEAGHVPGSAVALGLDELEHLTREIQDCVMAIRAQAVKSVFQRIPRLVREVASMTGKQVRLITDGEGTEVDKTVIDRLNDPLTHMIRNAIDHGLEKPEVRIAAGKPAEGVVRLSAMHRSGRIVIEVADDGAGINRARVKAIAAEKGLIAADAVLSDEEIDNLIFLPGFSTASEVSNISGRGVGMDVVKRSIQGLGGRLSITSRPGKGSTFTMSLPLTLAVLDGMVVTVADQTLVVPLTAIIETLQPKAADVHGLGGGSRVIAIRDAFTPLIDVGRELGFRNTATDPLAAVAILVETEGGRRSALLVDTIQGQRQVVIKSLESNYRHVPGIAAATILGDGRVALIIDVDTVIANSQADATILEPVLAAAG; translated from the coding sequence ATGGCAGCGGTCAAGCAGACCTTCTTCCAGGAGTGCGAGGAGCAACTCGCCGAACTGGAAACGGGCCTTCTCGCAATGGAACGCGGAGAAGCCGAATCCGACACCGTGAACGCGGTTTTCCGCGCGGTGCATTCGATCAAGGGCGGCGCAGGCGCCTTCAGCCTCGAAGACCTGGTGCAGTTCGCCCACGTCTTCGAAACCACGCTCGACCACGTCCGCAACGGCGCGCTTGAACCAACGGCGGACGTCATGGCCGTCATGCTGCGTGCCGCCGACCTTCTGGCGGACCTCGTGGCCGCGGCACGCGACGGCCATACGGTCGACAGCGATCGCAGTAAAGTGCTGGTCACAGAACTCACCGCGCTGAGCCCCGGCGGGGCCGAGGCGGACGCCGAAGAAGAAGACGACATGAGCGACTTCTCCTTCACGCCCGTCACCGTGGCGTTCGACTTCTCGGACGCCCCTGTCGAAGCCGGGCGCAGCTACACGATCACTTTCAAGCCCAGGCCCGAACTCTATGCCAAGGGCAACGAGACGGTACTGGTGCTGCGCGAACTGGAACGCCTCGGCCAGTTGGAAACCAGCTGTGACGTGAGCGGACTGCCGCAGCTCGCCGAACTCGATCCAGAAGGCGCCTATCTCGAATGGATTATCCGGCTCACAACGGAGAAGGGCGAGGACGCGATCCGCGAAGTCTTCGAATTCGTGGAGTGGGATTCCAGCCTGACCATTCAGGCAGCTGACGCCGCCCCCTCCGATGCCGGCGCCGACACGGACTCGACTGAAGATGCATTCGCCACCCTGCTCCGCTCCATCCAGGGCGACGAGGCGGCTCTGCCGGCAACGACCGCCGAGATCATCCCGCTGCCTTTGGCTGAAGAGCGCGAGGCTATTGTCGAAGTCGAAGCACAGCCGGCCAAGGCTGCCGCGGCACGCAACGGCGAAGGTGGTGCCAATGCCGCCGCCCCGCAGACCATTCGCGCCGACCTCGAACGTGTCGACCGGCTGATCGATCTCGTCGGCGAACTCGTGATCAACCAGGCGATGCTGTCGCAGCGCGTCATGGAGGCCGGGCACGTGCCCGGATCGGCTGTGGCGCTTGGCCTCGACGAACTCGAGCATCTGACGCGCGAGATCCAGGACTGCGTCATGGCCATTCGTGCCCAGGCGGTGAAGTCGGTGTTCCAGCGCATTCCGCGTCTGGTGCGCGAAGTCGCCAGCATGACCGGCAAGCAGGTGCGCCTGATCACCGACGGCGAAGGCACAGAGGTCGACAAGACGGTGATCGACCGCCTGAACGATCCGCTGACCCACATGATCCGCAACGCCATCGACCACGGGCTCGAGAAGCCCGAGGTGCGTATCGCCGCCGGCAAGCCGGCCGAGGGCGTGGTTCGCCTGTCGGCGATGCACCGCTCGGGCCGCATCGTCATCGAGGTTGCCGACGACGGCGCCGGTATCAACCGCGCACGGGTCAAGGCGATCGCCGCCGAGAAAGGCCTGATCGCGGCCGATGCCGTGCTGTCCGACGAGGAGATCGACAACCTGATCTTCCTGCCAGGCTTCTCCACGGCGTCGGAGGTATCGAACATCTCCGGCCGCGGCGTCGGCATGGACGTGGTCAAGCGCTCGATCCAGGGCCTTGGCGGCCGCTTGTCGATCACCTCGCGTCCCGGCAAGGGCTCGACCTTCACCATGAGCCTGCCACTGACGCTCGCCGTGCTCGACGGCATGGTGGTGACTGTCGCCGACCAGACGCTTGTGGTGCCGCTGACGGCGATCATCGAAACGCTGCAGCCCAAGGCAGCCGACGTGCACGGCCTTGGCGGCGGCTCACGGGTGATCGCCATCCGCGATGCCTTCACGCCGCTGATCGACGTCGGCCGCGAGCTCGGCTTCCGCAACACCGCCACCGATCCGCTGGCTGCCGTGGCGATCCTGGTCGAGACCGAAGGCGGCCGCCGCAGCGCCTTGCTCGTCGATACGATCCAGGGCCAGCGCCAGGTCGTCATCAAGAGCCTGGAGTCCAACTACAGGCACGTGCCGGGCATCGCCGCCGCAACCATCCTTGGCGATGGCCGCGTCGCTCTCATCATCGACGTCGACACCGTGATCGCCAATTCGCAGGCCGACGCGACCATTCTTGAACCCGTTCTTGCAGCAGCAGGGTGA
- a CDS encoding response regulator, with protein MSFLEHFKVLVVDDTTTSRMLITDALQEMGIRKIAIAKDGEQALRMMMEQPSHMVISDFNMPKLDGLQLLKAIRSYGPTRATPFILLTGKGDRQLLEAAVALGVNNFLTKPFTMPALKKAIEAIVGILK; from the coding sequence ATGTCCTTCCTCGAACACTTTAAGGTTCTCGTCGTCGACGATACGACGACCAGCCGCATGCTCATCACCGATGCGCTGCAGGAGATGGGCATCCGAAAGATCGCCATCGCCAAGGACGGCGAGCAGGCGCTGCGTATGATGATGGAGCAGCCCTCCCATATGGTCATCTCCGACTTCAACATGCCCAAGCTCGACGGGCTGCAGCTGTTGAAGGCAATCCGCTCCTATGGCCCGACCCGGGCGACGCCATTCATCCTCTTGACCGGCAAGGGCGATCGACAGTTGCTGGAAGCCGCCGTGGCACTCGGCGTCAACAACTTCCTGACCAAGCCGTTCACCATGCCGGCGCTGAAGAAGGCCATCGAAGCAATCGTCGGGATTCTTAAGTGA
- a CDS encoding phytanoyl-CoA dioxygenase family protein, with amino-acid sequence MDPKLTNLSLRDGYCVLPQVFDKAEIEAFRQSAVDNLGSMGQTRNVAHSYHLAGFHRFPALAALHASIAADETINRFLQAYYQDIPYFALGLSDITVNRSQHWHTDLLRGRYSGFLKDCDPWAETAGCLKALVYLQDGASLRILPGSHLTPTPLDDTRLELLAEASAPDIVRVDVRAGDVVMMDIRALHRGSSDADMGSPELADRPKILVSTVFGLVSSAFSRAMQVGNAHRMAAWDSRYLA; translated from the coding sequence ATGGATCCGAAACTGACGAACCTGAGCCTGAGAGACGGTTATTGCGTACTGCCGCAAGTCTTCGACAAAGCCGAAATCGAGGCATTTCGCCAATCTGCCGTCGACAATCTCGGCAGCATGGGACAGACACGTAACGTCGCCCACTCCTACCATCTCGCGGGCTTTCATCGCTTTCCAGCCTTGGCTGCACTCCACGCCAGCATCGCCGCCGACGAGACGATCAACCGGTTCCTGCAGGCCTATTACCAGGACATCCCGTATTTCGCCCTTGGTTTGAGCGACATTACAGTCAACCGCTCCCAACACTGGCATACCGACCTGCTGCGCGGCCGCTACAGCGGTTTCCTCAAGGATTGTGATCCCTGGGCGGAGACGGCCGGATGCCTCAAGGCACTGGTCTATCTGCAGGACGGCGCCAGCCTGCGAATCCTGCCAGGCTCGCATCTTACGCCCACACCGCTCGATGACACACGGCTTGAGCTGCTTGCGGAAGCGTCGGCCCCCGACATCGTTCGCGTTGACGTCAGGGCCGGCGACGTCGTGATGATGGACATCCGCGCGCTGCACCGCGGCTCGAGCGATGCGGATATGGGGAGCCCTGAGCTCGCCGACAGGCCGAAGATCCTGGTGTCGACAGTCTTCGGCCTGGTCAGTTCGGCCTTTTCGCGAGCGATGCAGGTCGGCAATGCGCACCGGATGGCGGCGTGGGACAGCCGCTACCTGGCTTAG
- a CDS encoding methyl-accepting chemotaxis protein: MSSTFDPTASHYGGPPPKSGFSAANLSITRKLVLAFSAIVLVSIVVGGFMMRALNQLEAASAELQVASSVLNTLGKAEALHLDRANIARTYVLSLREDVAKRYHDTSLNVDKTIADARSRQITDKDVITAIDNFQTAANNWRSEIGDPIVQLAGKPETYDRGRELAGSTRASEVQATVRKAVAEMQAEIGKWEEDTAVLKNDAIATAKYLQLGSAGLIIAILVVIALWLSSQIATPVNNMTHAMRSLASGDLKVVVPAIGRRDEVGQMALAVQTFKEAAIEKVRLEAEAAETRRRVEEDAALRAAQKAEEDRQDMVAISALGHGLDALSKGDLMHRIDAPFPDKLVKLRQDFNESVEKLQQTMLSITSSVKAIHAGTGEIYTAADDLSRRTEQQAASLEETAAALDEITATVKKTAEGAVHARDVVSTAKSDAESSGIVVRKAIDAMGTIEKSSEQISRIIGVIDEIAFQTNLLALNAGVEAARAGDAGRGFAVVASEVRALAQRSAEAAREIKSLISASTTQVGEGVKLVAETGKALERIVLQVAEINAVVTNIAASAHEQSTGLDQVNSAVNQMDQVTQQNAAMVEESTAASHSLSQETEELSRQISTFRLGKLSVVESGRSASPKSPARAPRPELKVASSSFGSSAARAIAPAADDWQEF; this comes from the coding sequence ATGAGTTCCACCTTCGATCCAACAGCCAGCCACTACGGCGGTCCGCCGCCGAAAAGTGGCTTCTCCGCCGCCAATCTCTCAATCACGCGCAAGCTGGTCCTCGCCTTCTCGGCGATCGTGCTCGTCAGCATCGTCGTCGGCGGGTTTATGATGCGCGCCCTCAATCAGCTCGAGGCTGCCAGTGCAGAGCTCCAGGTGGCCAGCAGCGTGCTCAATACGCTCGGCAAGGCCGAAGCCTTGCACCTCGACCGCGCCAACATCGCCCGCACCTATGTGCTGAGCTTGCGCGAGGACGTCGCCAAGCGCTATCACGACACCTCGCTGAACGTCGACAAGACCATCGCCGATGCCCGGAGCCGGCAGATCACCGACAAGGATGTGATCACGGCGATCGACAACTTCCAGACCGCCGCCAACAACTGGCGCTCCGAGATCGGCGACCCGATCGTCCAGCTCGCCGGCAAGCCTGAAACCTACGACCGTGGCCGCGAACTTGCTGGTTCGACCCGCGCCTCGGAAGTGCAGGCTACCGTCCGCAAGGCGGTTGCCGAGATGCAGGCCGAGATTGGTAAGTGGGAAGAGGACACTGCGGTTCTCAAGAACGACGCCATTGCGACAGCAAAATACCTGCAGCTCGGCAGCGCCGGCCTTATCATCGCTATCCTTGTGGTGATCGCGCTGTGGCTCTCCAGCCAGATCGCAACGCCGGTCAACAACATGACGCATGCGATGCGCAGCCTGGCTTCCGGTGACCTCAAGGTCGTGGTTCCGGCCATCGGCCGCCGCGACGAAGTCGGCCAGATGGCGTTAGCCGTGCAGACCTTCAAGGAAGCTGCGATCGAGAAGGTTCGTCTCGAGGCAGAGGCCGCTGAAACGCGTCGCCGAGTCGAGGAGGATGCCGCACTGCGCGCCGCGCAGAAGGCCGAAGAAGACCGCCAGGACATGGTTGCGATCTCGGCTCTGGGCCACGGCCTCGACGCCCTATCGAAGGGCGACCTGATGCACCGCATCGACGCGCCGTTCCCTGACAAGCTGGTCAAGCTGCGCCAAGACTTCAACGAGTCGGTTGAGAAGCTACAGCAGACCATGCTCAGCATCACCTCCTCAGTGAAGGCGATCCACGCCGGCACCGGCGAGATCTACACCGCTGCCGACGACCTGTCGCGCCGCACCGAACAGCAGGCTGCCAGCCTCGAAGAGACCGCAGCTGCGCTCGACGAGATCACCGCGACCGTCAAGAAGACGGCCGAGGGTGCAGTACATGCCCGTGACGTCGTCTCCACGGCCAAGTCGGACGCGGAATCGAGCGGCATCGTGGTACGCAAGGCGATCGACGCCATGGGCACGATCGAGAAGTCGTCCGAGCAGATCAGCCGCATCATCGGCGTGATCGACGAGATCGCCTTCCAGACCAATCTCTTGGCGCTCAACGCCGGTGTCGAAGCGGCTCGCGCGGGCGACGCTGGACGCGGCTTCGCCGTGGTTGCCTCGGAAGTGCGTGCGCTTGCCCAGCGTTCGGCGGAAGCCGCCCGCGAGATCAAGAGCCTGATCTCCGCGTCGACGACGCAGGTCGGCGAAGGTGTCAAGCTGGTCGCCGAGACCGGCAAGGCACTGGAGCGCATCGTTCTCCAGGTGGCTGAGATCAACGCTGTCGTAACCAACATTGCGGCCAGCGCGCATGAGCAGTCGACCGGTCTCGACCAGGTCAACTCGGCGGTCAACCAGATGGACCAGGTCACCCAGCAGAACGCCGCGATGGTCGAAGAATCGACTGCCGCCAGCCACTCGCTGTCCCAGGAGACCGAAGAATTGTCGCGCCAGATCAGCACCTTCCGGCTCGGCAAGCTCTCGGTGGTCGAGTCCGGCCGTTCAGCAAGTCCCAAGTCTCCGGCGCGCGCACCGCGGCCCGAACTGAAGGTTGCATCCTCGAGCTTCGGTTCTTCCGCAGCCCGTGCGATCGCACCGGCGGCCGACGACTGGCAGGAGTTCTGA
- a CDS encoding STAS domain-containing protein: MTTLSDPSQRILELAAALDFRAAAPLTESLLAMRGTALTIDASRVERIGGQCLQVLLSAQQTWSADETALSFTNLTPGFVEGLRLLGFSEADFTREEMPE, translated from the coding sequence ATGACCACCTTGTCCGATCCATCGCAACGGATACTCGAGCTTGCGGCAGCGCTGGACTTCAGGGCGGCAGCGCCACTGACCGAAAGCCTGCTCGCAATGCGCGGAACCGCGCTGACCATCGATGCCTCGCGCGTGGAGCGGATCGGCGGTCAATGCCTTCAGGTTCTCCTGTCGGCGCAACAAACCTGGAGCGCGGATGAGACCGCGCTCTCCTTCACCAACCTGACGCCCGGCTTCGTCGAAGGCCTGCGGCTCCTGGGCTTCTCAGAAGCGGATTTCACCAGGGAGGAGATGCCGGAATGA
- a CDS encoding CheR family methyltransferase — MTTLQIDKPRNQRQSLVAGEFVLTGEDMRQIAAMLHADAGIHLTEAKAALVYSRLSKRLRALGLESFRDYCTLIASRDGLDERQKMLAALTTNVTNFYREPHHFEHLAKQVLPPLLDAARRGGRVRIWSAACSNGAEPYSIALTILSLMPEAANYDIRVLATDIDPNMVAFGREGVYSEAALRPVPPDLRRRWFTPVRSGDGTSFSAADEMRTIVAFRELNLIGAWPMKGRFQAIYCRNVVIYFEEATQSRIWSRFVPLLTAGGTLYIGHSERVSGPATSDFQPEGITTYKLREGAA; from the coding sequence ATGACCACTCTGCAAATCGACAAGCCGCGCAATCAGCGCCAGAGCCTGGTCGCCGGTGAGTTCGTGCTCACCGGCGAGGACATGCGGCAGATCGCGGCGATGCTGCATGCCGACGCCGGCATCCATCTGACCGAGGCCAAGGCGGCACTCGTCTACTCCCGGCTGTCCAAGCGCCTGCGGGCGCTCGGACTGGAGAGCTTCCGCGACTACTGCACGCTCATCGCCTCGCGCGACGGGCTCGACGAGCGCCAGAAGATGCTGGCGGCGTTGACCACCAACGTCACCAATTTTTATCGCGAGCCGCATCATTTCGAGCATCTGGCAAAGCAGGTTCTGCCGCCGCTTCTCGATGCGGCGCGGCGCGGCGGTCGCGTCAGAATCTGGTCGGCGGCATGCTCCAATGGCGCCGAGCCCTACTCGATCGCCTTGACGATCCTGTCGCTGATGCCCGAGGCTGCCAACTACGACATCCGCGTTCTGGCGACCGACATCGACCCCAACATGGTCGCGTTCGGCCGCGAGGGAGTCTACAGCGAGGCCGCCCTTCGCCCGGTGCCGCCGGACCTGCGCCGGCGCTGGTTCACGCCGGTACGCTCAGGCGACGGCACCTCGTTCAGCGCCGCCGACGAAATGCGCACCATCGTCGCCTTCCGTGAGCTCAACCTCATCGGCGCATGGCCGATGAAGGGCCGCTTCCAGGCGATCTACTGCCGCAACGTCGTCATCTATTTCGAGGAGGCGACCCAGTCGCGGATCTGGAGCCGTTTCGTGCCGCTGCTGACGGCTGGAGGCACGCTCTATATCGGCCATTCCGAGCGTGTCTCGGGGCCCGCGACCTCAGACTTCCAGCCCGAGGGCATCACCACCTACAAGCTGCGCGAGGGCGCAGCATGA